From the Phyllopteryx taeniolatus isolate TA_2022b chromosome 16, UOR_Ptae_1.2, whole genome shotgun sequence genome, one window contains:
- the fmnl1a gene encoding formin-like protein 1 — translation MGNAGGSEQEPPPDGPESRSSVGTASVMSEPGAPTLPKKPPAPPKLPLPAEEELEERFNVVLSYMNLPPDKLQLLSQYDNDKKWELVCDQERFQVKSPPSTYPAKIRSFYQDQVVVARRKKRIQDATKVLKDLEISLRTNHIGWAQEFLNEQNKGLDVLVEYLSQAQCDAPFDAESSENGGTLSDKARPVNGRSIEDLTKTGGGGSHSHGMSRVARALTVRISSTLGNKMLKKSHLQSHRDDVHVCIMCLRAIMNYQSGFNLVMMHPRGVNEITLSLNSRNHRTKALVLELLAAVCLVRGGHDIILSAFDNFREVSKERNRFEKLMEYFINDDCNIDFMVACMQFINIVVHSVENMNFRVHLQYEFTNLGLDKYLESLRQTESEKLQVQIQAYLDNVLDVGVLLEDAESRGGVLLHVDMLQDHNVKLSAQLQEMESQSVEKISDLETQLMQATKETELLKESLRDSCSQVSTLQQREREKELDREREKERERLSTMNPQAPSELEQKIQELQEKGLICLARTPSGALDIKVVPITVTDYISVPAPQPAPTYTSSATICPSAPPPPPPPPPPSSAPGREPPPPSPDTGGRLLPPPPPLPVAGRGPPPPPPPPPPPPLAAGGGPPPPPPPPPPPPATGEGPPPPPPGAYSPSTPGEPNILSGLKSKKPIQTKFRMPLLNWQPLKPNQVTGTVFHELDDEQVLEELNMEMFEEQFKTKAQGNPADLTKGKKKLGHKASSKTSLIDPNKAKNLAITLRKGGMSPSQICTAIETYDQQSLSIDFLELLVHFIPSDFEMKLLINYEKDGRPLEDLTDEDRFILRFGKIPRLSQRINTLTFMGNFPESIRRLQPQLNSIIAASMSIKSSAKLKKILEIVLAFGNYMNSSKRGAAYGFRLQSLDLLLETKSTDRMQTLLHFIANIVHEKYPDLANFYTELHFVDKAALVSLDSILQDIRFLERGMEMTKMEFLVQDDSPVLKEFIKSNSEQLESLIKDSKTAQEAFCLVVEYFGENPKTTQPAMFFPLFARFIKAYKKAEQDNQLKRKMELEMSEGKDSLPSKAGGHKGPLMPKMDFIAELKRKQVQPQVREGKDGALEDIITDLRNMPYRRADGRRQAQRPDT, via the exons AGCTACATGAACCTGCCACCGGATAAACTGCAGCTGTTGAGTCAATACGACAACGACAAGAAATGGGAGCTTGTCTGTGACCAG GAGCGCTTCCAGGTGAAAAGCCCCCCGTCCACGTACCCGGCCAAGATCAGGAGCTTCTACCAGGATCAGGTGGTGGTGGCTCGCCGG AAGAAAAGAATCCAAGATGCCACCAAGGTCCTCAAGGATTTGGAAATATCCCTGCGCACCAACCACATAGG TTGGGCTCAAGAGTTCCTGAACGAGCAGAATAAAGGTCTGGATGTGTTGGTGGAGTATTTGTCTCAGGCCCAGTGCGACGCCCC GTTCGACGCGGAGAGCAGCGAGAACGGCGGCACCCTGAGCGACAAGGCGAGGCCTGTCAACGGGAGGTCTATTGAGGACTTGACCAAGACCGGCGGTGGCGGCTCGCACTCGCATGGAATGAGCCGAGTGGCACGAGCGCTCACCGTGAG GATCAGCTCGACTCTGGGGAACAAGATGCTTAAGAAGTCTCATTTGCAAAGTCACAGAGATGACGTGCACGTGTGCATCATGTGCCTGAGGGCCATCATGAACTATCAG TCGGGTTTCAACCTGGTGATGATGCACCCGCGCGGCGTCAACGAGATCACGCTCAGTCTGAACAGCAGGAatcacag GACCAAGGCCCTGGTGCTGGAGCTGTTGGCCGCCGTGTGTCTGGTCAGAGGAGGACATGACATCATCTTGTCGGCCTTTGACAACTTTAGAGAG GTGAGCAAAGAGAGGAACCGCTTTGAGAAGCTGATGGAGTATTTCATCAACGACGACTGCAACATTGACTTCATG GTGGCCTGCATGCAGTTCATCAACATTGTGGTCCATTCCGTGGAGAACATGAACTTCCGCGTGCACCTGCAGTACGAGTTCACTAACTTGGGCTTGGACAAGTATCTGGAA AGTCTGAGGCAAACGGAGAGCGAGAAGCTGCAGGTGCAGATCCAGGCCTACCTGGACAACGTGCTGGACGTCGGCGTTCTGCTGGAGGACGCCGAGAGCCGAGGCGGAGTTCTGTTGCATGTGGACATGCTGCAGGACCACAACGTTAAG CTCAGTGCTCAGCTCCAGGAGATGGAGTCTCAGAGCGTGGAAAAGATTTCCGATCTCGAGACTCAACTCATGCAGGCCACCAAAGAGACCGAGTTGCTTAAG GAAAGCCTGAGAGACTCATGTTCTCAGGTGAGCACCTTGCAGCAGAGGGAGCGGGAGAAGGAGCTGGACAGGGAGCGGGAGAAGGAGAGGGAGCGTCTGAGCACGATGAATCCTCAGGCACCTTCTGAGCTGGAGCAGAAGATCCAGGAGCTGCAGGAGAAGGGTTTGATCTGCTTGGCCAGGACCCCATCGGGAGCTTTGGACATCAAGGTTGTGCCCATCACCGTGACTGATTACATCTCGGTGCCAGCGCCCCAGCCTGCCCCGACTTACACCTCCTCAGCTACAATCTGTCCTTcggcacctcctcctcctcctccaccgccgccgccttcttctGCTCCCGGCAGAGAGCCACCACCTCCTTCACCTGACACCGGAGGACGGCTGCtaccgcctcctcctcctctgcctgtCGCTGGAAGagggccaccaccaccaccaccaccacctccacctcctccactTGCTGCCGGAGGAGGGCCGCCGcctccgccgcctcctcctcctcctccacctgccACAGGAGAAGGGCCACCACCTCCTCCACCTGGTGCTTATTCTCCATCCACTCCGGGAGAACCCAACATTCTGTCTG GGTTGAAGAGTAAGAAACCAATCCAGACTAAGTTTAGGATGCCGTTGTTAAACTGGCAGCCTCTAAAACCGAATCAGGTTACGGGAACTGTGTTCCATGAGCTGGACGATGAGCAAGTCTTGGAG GAGCTGAACATGGAGATGTTTGAGGAGCAGTTCAAGACCAAGGCACAGGGTAACCCTGCAGATCTCACCAAGGGGAAAAAGAAGTTAGGGCACAAGGCTTCCAGCAAGACATCTTTAATTGACCCCAACAAGGCCAAGAATTTGGCCATCACGTTGCGAAAAGGGGGGATGAGTCCTTCGCAGATCTGCACTGCCATCGAGAC GTACGACCAGCAGTCTTTGTCTATCGACTTCCTGGAGCTGCTGGTGCACTTTATACCCTCGGACTTTGAGATGAAGCTGCTGATCAACTACGAGAAGGACGGACGACCCCTCGAGGACCTGACGGATGAAGACCGCTTCATTTTGCGCTTCGGCAAGATCCCTCGCCTGAGCCAGCGGATTAACACGCTCACCTTCATGGGGAACTTCCCAGAGAGCATCAGGCGGCTGCAGCCG CAACTCAACTCCATCATTGCAGCGTCCATGTCCATCAAGTCTTCAGCCAAACTAAAGAAGATCTTAGAG ATCGTTTTAGCATTTGGCAACTACATGAACAGCAGCAAAAGGGGGGCAGCTTATGGCTTTAGACTGCAGAGTCTGGACCTT CTACTTGAAACAAAGTCCACAGACCGCATGCAGACACTGCTCCACTTCATTGCCAACATTGTCCATGAGAAGTATCCTGACTTGGCCAACTTCTACACTGAGCTCCACTTTGTGGACAAGGCAGCCCTTG TGTCCTTGGACAGCATCCTCCAGGACATCCGCTTCCTGGAGCGAGGGATGGAGATGACCAAGATGGAGTTCCTGGTACAGGATGACAGCCCGGTCTTGAAGGAGTTCATCAAAAGCAACAGCGAGCAGTTGGAGTCTCTGATCAAAGACAGCAAGACTGCACAG GAGGCCTTCTGCTTGGTGGTGGAGTATTTTGGCGAAAATCCCAAAACCACGCAGCcggccatgttcttcccgctctTTGCACGATTTATCAAAGCCTACAAG aaaGCCGAGCAAGATAATCAACTGAAGAGGAAAATGGAGCTCGAGATGAGCGAAGGGAAAGACAGTTTGCCATCAAAGGCTGGAGGCCATAAG GGTCCCTTGATGCCCAAGATGGACTTCATTGCCGAGCTGAAAAGAAAGCAGGTGCAGCCTCAAGTGCGTGAGGGCAAGGATGGTGCTTTGGAAGACATCATCACAG ATCTGAGGAACATGCCGTACCGCCGCGCAGACGGTCGCCGGCAAGCTCAGCGCCCCGACAcctaa